A stretch of Paenibacillus peoriae DNA encodes these proteins:
- a CDS encoding MDR family MFS transporter has protein sequence MKRGLVLTGVLLATFLAAIEGTVIGPAGPTIVSELGSVNLLSWIFTAYLLTMAVTTPIFGKLSDLFGRKPIFLIGCSLFVLGSLLCMIAGTMEQLIIYRAIQGIGAGGVIPVTFTIIGDIYKMEERGKVQGMISSVWGISSLIGPLLGGYVVTYFGWEWIFGFNVPFGLLAMFFIARYLHEQVSKRTARIDVPGAVTFTIGMTALLLVLALGGQYIGWASPELLALAAVAILFLILFLVIEKRAQEPMVPLKLFRIRDIAFSCAAALLVSTLLIGLTSYLPLWIQGVYGGDAASSGLALAPMSIGWLFGSMIGGRILLTLGSRRTSLIGLTLIVLGAFVMTLMGQTAPIWLLFLSTLLYGLGFGFSITVFTIIAQSSVGFQLRGASTALNTFLRTLGQTIGVAAFGSWLNYRIAAQTAEGQLTQQGVTQEDINGLLAPHASQSLSDKVAGLLRSVLENSLHSLFVIMVVIAVISWFVVLGLRNRPPGTEEEADQRVKTPQREHA, from the coding sequence ATGAAGCGCGGACTCGTGCTGACAGGTGTTCTATTGGCCACTTTTTTGGCCGCAATTGAAGGAACGGTTATCGGTCCAGCAGGACCGACGATTGTTAGTGAACTGGGCAGCGTGAATTTGCTCAGCTGGATTTTTACGGCATATTTACTGACGATGGCTGTGACCACACCTATTTTCGGAAAGCTTAGCGATTTGTTTGGACGAAAACCCATTTTTTTAATCGGTTGTTCGTTGTTTGTTCTTGGCTCTTTACTTTGTATGATAGCTGGTACTATGGAGCAGCTTATTATCTACCGGGCCATTCAGGGGATTGGTGCGGGTGGTGTCATTCCCGTTACCTTTACCATCATCGGTGATATATACAAAATGGAGGAACGTGGCAAAGTCCAAGGCATGATCAGCTCAGTATGGGGAATTTCTTCCCTGATCGGGCCACTCTTGGGCGGTTATGTGGTCACCTATTTTGGTTGGGAGTGGATTTTCGGCTTTAACGTTCCCTTTGGATTGCTGGCTATGTTCTTCATCGCCCGTTACTTGCATGAACAGGTAAGCAAGCGTACCGCACGTATCGACGTACCCGGAGCGGTTACCTTTACCATCGGGATGACGGCTCTCTTGCTCGTATTGGCACTGGGCGGACAGTATATCGGTTGGGCTTCTCCTGAATTGCTGGCCTTGGCTGCCGTAGCCATTTTGTTCCTGATTCTGTTTTTGGTTATCGAAAAACGCGCTCAGGAACCGATGGTGCCACTAAAGTTATTTCGGATACGGGATATCGCTTTTTCCTGTGCCGCAGCCCTGTTAGTCAGCACCCTGCTGATCGGATTGACTAGCTATCTTCCACTATGGATTCAAGGTGTATACGGTGGGGATGCCGCTTCATCTGGTCTCGCATTGGCTCCAATGTCCATAGGCTGGCTATTTGGCTCTATGATCGGAGGACGCATTTTGCTGACGCTGGGCTCGCGTCGAACCTCATTGATTGGACTGACCCTGATTGTATTGGGAGCCTTCGTCATGACCTTGATGGGCCAAACGGCTCCAATCTGGCTGCTCTTCCTGTCTACATTGTTGTATGGACTGGGATTCGGTTTCTCGATAACTGTGTTTACGATTATTGCCCAGTCCTCGGTCGGGTTCCAGTTGCGTGGCGCGTCTACAGCTTTGAATACATTCCTGCGCACGTTGGGGCAAACGATCGGGGTTGCTGCCTTCGGTTCATGGCTGAATTATCGCATTGCTGCCCAGACAGCAGAAGGACAGCTTACACAGCAAGGGGTTACGCAGGAGGATATTAACGGTCTGCTTGCACCTCATGCTTCACAGAGTCTAAGTGACAAGGTTGCCGGATTGCTTCGTTCTGTACTGGAAAACAGTCTGCATTCCCTGTTCGTTATCATGGTCGTTATTGCAGTGATTAGCTGGTTTGTCGTGCTCGGACTGCGGAACCGTCCGCCGGGTACGGAAGAAGAGGCAGATCAGCGCGTAAAGACACCACAAAGAGAACACGCATAA